The Mycobacterium avium subsp. avium genomic sequence CCACCTCGGGATTGTCGAGGGAATGCTGGAGCGGCTCGGCGCCACCGACGCTCCGGGCCTCGGTCTCATCCCGTTCGCCGAACCCGGTTCCTGCAGGTTGTTCCTGCCCGATCCCGTTGTGCGGCATGATGACGCTGCGCCACGGCCGCGGTCCGGTTAGACGTTGGCGACCAGCGATGATCCCCGGCGACCGCGTGTTCGCTTGCGTTGCTTGCTGATCGCTACCAGGTGTGCCACCGCCGGCCCGATACCGCGGGCCAAAGCGTCGATGTCAGCGACGGCCTCGTAGTCGGCCAGGACCTTGGCGACGACTGTCCCGGGCCTCGTCAGACACTGCGGCTCATGGGCCGACGGGTGCTCAAGCCGAGGCGGTCTTGGCCCCGAATGCGCGGGGCGCACGGCATGCCCGGTGGCTCAAAGGCGTGGTGACGGCGTGGATTAACCGTTGACGCTCTGCGGCAGCACCTCAATGGTCAAGCAGGTAAGGGACGTTCGATCCCGGCGTTGACGTCAGGAACGTGAAACGAGTGTGGGCATGGCGGCCCAGCCGCGGACCGCGGCGGTCTCCGAGGGCACCGCGTTGGCCCAGTCGACCTCCCACGCCGGGAAACGCTTGAGGATCTCCTCCAACGCGATCCGACCCTCCAGGCGGGCCAGCGCGTTGCCCATGCAGAAATGCGTGCCCGCGCCAAAGGTCATGTGAGAACGCTGTTCCCGGTAGATGTCGAAGACGTCACCGTCCGGCGGGAACCGGCGGTGGTCGCGGTTGGCCGCGCCGACGAGCATCAGCATCGCCGAACCCTCCGGCACGGTCTGGCCGTAGTACTCGACATCGCGGGTGACGTAGCGGGCGATCTGGAGCGCTGGCGGTTCCCACCGCAGAATCTCCTCGATCGCCTGAGGAATCAGTCCCGGGTTCTCCACCAGATCACGGCGCTGATCCGGGTAGTCGGCCAGCGTCTTACCGGCCCAGCCGATCAGCCGGGTGGTGGTCTCGGAACCGGCCGTGGCGATAACCGTCAGGTACATCAACAGCTCGTCACGGCGCAGCTTGCGCACCGTGCCGGTCTCATCCTCGAACTCGGCGTTGAGAAGGTCGGTCATGATGTCGTCGGACGGGTGTTCGGCGCGCCAGTCGACGAACTCCGCGAACACCTCGCCGGTGGCCAGCGCGTCGACGGTCTTCCCCTGCAGGGTCTCCTCGCCGTGGTCGGTGATCTGCCGCTGCCGGTCTTCCGGGAGCCCCAGCAGCATGCCGATGACGCGCATGGGCATCTGCTCGCCGAGGTCGTTGACGAAGTCGAACCGACCCGACCCGACCAGCGGATCCAGGCACCGCGCGGTGAACTCGCGGATCTGCGGCTCTAGTGCGAGCACCTTGCGCGGAGTGAACACCCGCGACAGCAGGTTGCGGTGAATGTTGTGGATCGGCGGATCCTCGAAAATCAGTGT encodes the following:
- a CDS encoding cytochrome P450, with translation MTVPTAPTESDLYYDPYNIDLNMNPYPVFARIREEAPLYYNEQHDFYALSRYDDVNKAVIDHETFISGRGALLEIIKSGMEIPPGTLIFEDPPIHNIHRNLLSRVFTPRKVLALEPQIREFTARCLDPLVGSGRFDFVNDLGEQMPMRVIGMLLGLPEDRQRQITDHGEETLQGKTVDALATGEVFAEFVDWRAEHPSDDIMTDLLNAEFEDETGTVRKLRRDELLMYLTVIATAGSETTTRLIGWAGKTLADYPDQRRDLVENPGLIPQAIEEILRWEPPALQIARYVTRDVEYYGQTVPEGSAMLMLVGAANRDHRRFPPDGDVFDIYREQRSHMTFGAGTHFCMGNALARLEGRIALEEILKRFPAWEVDWANAVPSETAAVRGWAAMPTLVSRS